The following coding sequences lie in one Chitinophagaceae bacterium genomic window:
- the rpsS gene encoding 30S ribosomal protein S19, whose translation MGRSLKKGPYIDYRLDVKIQNIAKTGKKTVIKTWSRRSTISPDFVGYTFAVHNGNKFIPVYITENMVGHKLGEFSPTRVFRGHTPGKKEKI comes from the coding sequence ATGGGAAGATCGCTAAAAAAAGGTCCTTATATTGATTATAGACTTGATGTTAAAATACAAAATATTGCCAAAACAGGAAAAAAAACAGTTATTAAAACATGGTCCAGAAGATCTACCATATCTCCAGATTTTGTAGGATATACATTCGCGGTACATAACGGTAACAAATTTATTCCTGTATACATTACCGAAAACATGGTTGGACATAAATTAGGCGAGTTTTCGCCTACAAGAGTATTTAGAGGACATACACCTGGTAAAAAAGAAAAAATATAA
- the rplP gene encoding 50S ribosomal protein L16 — protein sequence MLQPKKTKFRKQQKGRIKGIAQRGHDIAFGTFGLKAIEPGRITSRQIEASRIAVTRYMKREGQVWIRIFPDKPITKKPAEVRMGKGKGSPEYWVAVVKPGTILFESVGIPLDDAKESLRLAAMKLPIKTKFVVKRDYVNK from the coding sequence ATGTTGCAACCAAAAAAAACAAAATTTAGAAAACAACAAAAAGGAAGAATAAAAGGAATAGCTCAACGCGGGCATGACATAGCATTTGGAACATTTGGATTAAAAGCAATAGAACCCGGCAGAATAACGTCTAGACAAATAGAGGCGTCTAGAATAGCAGTTACGAGATATATGAAACGAGAAGGACAAGTATGGATTAGAATATTTCCTGATAAACCGATTACAAAAAAACCAGCAGAAGTACGTATGGGGAAAGGAAAAGGATCTCCTGAGTATTGGGTAGCTGTTGTAAAACCTGGAACCATACTTTTTGAATCCGTTGGTATACCATTAGATGATGCAAAAGAATCACTCCGTTTAGCTGCAATGAAATTGCCAATAAAAACAAAATTTGTCGTTAAAAGAGATTACGTAAATAAATAA
- the rpmC gene encoding 50S ribosomal protein L29, which produces MKNKIDIKAYSLEDLYSKIEIEKNTLLKLKLAHSITPIENPKRISVVRKTIAMIYTEISIRKSKPIQ; this is translated from the coding sequence ATGAAAAATAAAATAGACATAAAAGCATATTCGTTAGAGGATTTGTATTCTAAAATAGAAATAGAAAAAAATACTCTTCTAAAATTGAAATTAGCTCATTCTATTACACCAATAGAAAACCCAAAACGCATTAGTGTAGTACGAAAAACTATAGCAATGATATATACAGAAATATCTATCAGAAAATCTAAACCAATTCAATGA
- the rplV gene encoding 50S ribosomal protein L22 — protein MEARAAQKKIPTSPRKMRLIADTIRGKKITTAINILKHEKSHCSISLEKTLMSAMKNWEEKNPESLAIEENTLFVKEIYVDSGKMLKRLRPATKGRGFRIRKRSNHLTIVLESMEFITEPDQIEDKNQDSYNQNDTKKNKIT, from the coding sequence ATGGAAGCAAGAGCAGCACAAAAAAAAATACCCACTTCTCCTAGGAAAATGAGATTAATAGCGGATACTATTAGAGGAAAAAAAATAACTACAGCTATAAATATTTTAAAACATGAAAAAAGCCACTGTTCTATCAGCTTGGAAAAAACCCTTATGTCTGCCATGAAAAATTGGGAAGAAAAAAACCCCGAATCCTTAGCGATAGAAGAAAATACACTTTTTGTAAAAGAAATATATGTAGATAGCGGTAAAATGCTAAAAAGACTAAGACCCGCCACAAAAGGAAGAGGATTTAGAATAAGAAAACGTTCAAATCATCTTACTATAGTATTAGAAAGCATGGAATTTATAACAGAACCCGATCAAATAGAAGATAAAAATCAAGATTCATATAACCAAAATGATACAAAAAAAAATAAAATCACATAA
- the rpsJ gene encoding 30S ribosomal protein S10, translating into MNQKIRIKLKSHDHLLIDKSSEQILHAVKSTGAKVNGPIPLPTKKEIFTVLRSPHVNKKSREQFQLCTYKRLLDIYSTNTKTIDALMKMDLPSGVDVEIKA; encoded by the coding sequence ATGAATCAAAAAATTAGAATAAAACTAAAATCACACGATCACTTACTTATAGATAAATCATCTGAACAAATACTCCACGCAGTTAAATCTACAGGAGCAAAAGTAAACGGTCCTATACCGCTTCCTACTAAAAAAGAAATATTTACTGTATTAAGATCACCACATGTAAATAAAAAATCAAGAGAACAATTTCAACTCTGTACCTATAAAAGATTACTAGATATATACTCCACAAATACTAAAACTATCGATGCCTTGATGAAAATGGACCTCCCGAGCGGTGTTGACGTAGAAATCAAAGCGTAA
- the rplD gene encoding 50S ribosomal protein L4 gives MNINIKKYTGEDTGRIIELPDNIFQIKPNDHVIYLDVKQYLANQRQGTHKTKERAEVSRSTRKIKKQKGTGGARAGSLKSPLFKGGGTIFGPKPRDYHFKLNKKEKILARKSALSYKATENKIQVVENFDLETPKTREFLKIIQNLDIIDKKVLFILDKQNNNIYLSSRNIKQSQVILLPYINTYQILNADNIIFLEKSIQNIQNILK, from the coding sequence ATGAACATAAATATAAAAAAATATACAGGAGAAGACACAGGTAGAATAATAGAACTACCAGATAACATTTTCCAAATCAAACCAAATGATCACGTTATATATTTAGACGTAAAACAATACCTTGCTAATCAAAGACAAGGAACTCATAAAACAAAAGAAAGAGCCGAGGTTTCTAGATCTACTAGAAAAATAAAAAAACAAAAAGGAACAGGAGGAGCAAGAGCTGGAAGCTTAAAATCCCCACTATTTAAAGGCGGAGGAACTATATTCGGACCAAAACCCCGTGATTATCATTTTAAATTGAACAAAAAAGAAAAAATACTCGCAAGAAAATCCGCTCTATCATATAAAGCAACAGAAAATAAAATTCAAGTAGTAGAAAATTTTGATTTAGAAACACCTAAAACAAGAGAATTTTTAAAAATAATACAAAATCTTGATATTATAGATAAAAAAGTACTTTTCATACTAGATAAACAAAATAATAATATCTATCTATCTAGTAGAAATATAAAACAATCCCAAGTTATACTTCTTCCTTATATAAACACATATCAAATTTTAAACGCTGACAATATAATTTTTTTGGAGAAATCAATACAAAATATTCAAAATATTTTAAAATAA
- the rplC gene encoding 50S ribosomal protein L3 produces MSGIIGKKIGMTTVYENSINIACTVIQAGPCVITQIKTKEKDKYEAIQLSYEEKKEKHTTKALKGHFNKANTTPKRKIVEFKKFKADYPVELGKVLKIEDIFNVKDKVKVVGTSKGKGFQGVVKRHGFSGVGGATHGQHNRLRAPGSIGSCSFPSRVFRGMRMAGRTGNDRVKISNLEILKIIPEQNILVISGAVPGAKNSYIIIEK; encoded by the coding sequence ATGTCTGGAATAATTGGAAAAAAAATTGGAATGACCACAGTTTATGAAAATTCTATAAATATAGCATGTACTGTTATACAAGCAGGACCCTGTGTTATCACTCAAATTAAAACAAAAGAAAAAGATAAGTACGAAGCAATACAACTTTCTTACGAAGAAAAAAAAGAAAAACATACAACAAAAGCATTAAAAGGACATTTTAATAAAGCAAACACAACTCCTAAAAGAAAAATTGTAGAGTTTAAAAAATTTAAAGCCGATTACCCCGTAGAACTAGGTAAAGTTCTAAAAATAGAAGATATATTCAACGTAAAAGATAAAGTAAAAGTAGTAGGAACCTCCAAGGGGAAAGGATTCCAAGGAGTAGTAAAACGACATGGATTTTCTGGAGTAGGAGGAGCTACACACGGACAACACAACAGATTAAGAGCACCAGGATCCATAGGGTCTTGCTCTTTTCCATCAAGAGTGTTTAGAGGAATGAGAATGGCAGGAAGAACAGGAAATGATAGAGTTAAAATATCAAATCTAGAAATATTAAAAATTATACCAGAACAAAATATACTCGTTATATCTGGTGCCGTTCCAGGTGCAAAAAATTCATATATAATTATTGAAAAATAA
- the rpsC gene encoding 30S ribosomal protein S3 codes for MGQKVNPIGLRVGVVRNWDSNWYGGSNFSEKLLEDEKIRNYINKKIYRNGISKIYIERTLKQVILTIRTSKPGTIIGRGGTEVDKMKDEIQKISNKEITINISEIKKPEMDAYLVAQSISLQIEARTPYKKVIKQAIATSMKSSIYGIKIRVSGRLGGAEMARAEQYKEGRIPLQTIRADIDYATSEANTIYGKIGIKVWIFKQEIYSRKKQNNPENEKDLTAKHSYNQNHMNTHEKEPNETHIQKHQKRALDEKYSSTNVKSNEMENKSKKNGSLKRYNKNNNKPLENHKK; via the coding sequence ATGGGACAAAAAGTGAATCCAATAGGATTAAGAGTAGGTGTCGTTAGAAATTGGGATTCTAATTGGTATGGAGGATCTAATTTTTCTGAAAAACTATTAGAAGATGAAAAAATTAGAAATTATATTAATAAAAAAATATATAGGAACGGGATATCTAAAATATATATAGAAAGAACCCTAAAACAAGTAATACTAACTATTCGTACATCTAAACCAGGAACAATAATAGGCAGAGGAGGAACAGAAGTAGATAAAATGAAAGATGAAATACAAAAAATAAGTAATAAAGAGATTACTATAAATATATCCGAAATAAAAAAACCAGAAATGGACGCATATTTAGTAGCCCAATCTATATCTTTACAAATAGAGGCAAGAACCCCTTATAAAAAAGTAATAAAACAAGCTATAGCAACTTCTATGAAATCGAGTATTTATGGAATAAAAATTAGAGTATCCGGACGACTTGGTGGTGCTGAAATGGCAAGAGCAGAACAATATAAAGAAGGAAGAATACCATTACAAACTATAAGAGCAGATATTGACTACGCTACATCTGAAGCAAATACAATTTATGGAAAGATAGGAATCAAAGTATGGATATTTAAACAAGAAATATATAGTAGAAAAAAACAAAATAATCCAGAAAATGAAAAAGATTTGACAGCAAAACATAGTTATAACCAAAACCATATGAATACTCATGAAAAAGAACCTAATGAGACGCATATTCAAAAACACCAAAAACGAGCATTGGATGAAAAATATTCTTCTACTAATGTTAAATCAAATGAAATGGAAAACAAATCAAAAAAAAATGGTTCACTAAAACGATACAATAAAAACAATAACAAACCATTAGAAAATCATAAAAAATAA
- the rpsQ gene encoding 30S ribosomal protein S17 encodes MKERNIRKERIGKVISNKMQKSIVVEIHRREKHHVYGKFIGKTTKFMVHDEKNESKIGDTVHIMETRPLSKNKRWRLVEIIERIK; translated from the coding sequence ATGAAAGAAAGAAATATAAGAAAAGAAAGAATAGGAAAAGTAATTAGCAACAAAATGCAAAAATCAATAGTGGTGGAAATTCATAGAAGAGAAAAACACCATGTGTACGGTAAATTTATAGGTAAAACCACAAAATTTATGGTCCATGATGAAAAAAACGAATCAAAAATAGGTGATACAGTTCATATAATGGAAACAAGACCATTAAGTAAAAATAAACGTTGGCGATTAGTTGAAATCATAGAAAGAATAAAATAA
- the rplW gene encoding 50S ribosomal protein L23: MSILIKPIVTEKISNQNNKRKYGFIVDKYSNKIEIKKEIERYYKVQVESVNTIFYSGTNKNKSTKTKIMKGKTFTFKKAIVTLIEGNLIDFYSEK, from the coding sequence ATGAGTATATTAATAAAACCAATAGTAACAGAAAAAATATCAAACCAAAACAATAAACGAAAATACGGATTTATTGTGGATAAATATAGTAATAAAATAGAAATAAAAAAAGAAATAGAAAGATATTACAAAGTACAAGTAGAATCAGTAAATACAATATTTTATTCAGGAACAAATAAAAACAAGTCTACTAAAACTAAAATAATGAAAGGGAAAACTTTTACATTTAAAAAAGCGATTGTCACCCTTATAGAGGGCAATCTTATAGATTTTTATTCCGAAAAATAA
- the rplB gene encoding 50S ribosomal protein L2, which translates to MPLKKIKPVTPGQRFRIAPDYSILTAQKPEKSLLIRIKKTGGRNNKGRRTMRYIGGGHKQMYRIIDFKRNKFNIEAIVKSIEYDPYRSSFVALVYYKDGEKTYIIAPHGIQVGQTIMSGSGIPPEIGNALPISEIPLGTIIHNIEIKPGQGGNMVRSAGCYAQLIAREGKYATIKMPSNEVRTVLVTCTATIGSVSNAEHMNISIGKAGRSRWMGRRPRVRGVAMNPVDHPMGGGEGKASGGQPRSRKGLYSKGKKTRSKIKYSNNMIITKRK; encoded by the coding sequence ATGCCATTAAAAAAAATTAAACCAGTTACACCCGGACAACGCTTTAGAATAGCCCCTGATTATTCAATTCTTACAGCACAAAAACCTGAAAAATCACTTCTTATAAGAATAAAAAAAACAGGAGGAAGAAATAACAAAGGCAGAAGAACAATGAGGTATATAGGAGGAGGACATAAACAAATGTACAGAATAATTGATTTTAAAAGAAATAAATTTAATATAGAAGCAATAGTAAAAAGTATAGAATATGATCCATATCGTTCTTCTTTCGTAGCTTTAGTATATTATAAAGATGGAGAAAAAACTTATATAATAGCACCTCACGGAATCCAAGTAGGACAAACAATTATGTCAGGAAGTGGAATTCCGCCAGAAATTGGAAATGCATTACCTATATCAGAAATACCTCTCGGAACTATTATTCATAATATAGAAATAAAACCAGGACAAGGTGGAAACATGGTAAGAAGCGCAGGATGTTATGCTCAATTAATAGCACGAGAAGGAAAATATGCTACTATAAAAATGCCATCAAATGAAGTGAGAACAGTACTCGTCACTTGTACCGCTACAATAGGATCTGTTTCAAACGCAGAACATATGAACATAAGTATTGGAAAAGCAGGAAGATCTAGATGGATGGGAAGAAGACCACGTGTAAGAGGCGTTGCTATGAATCCAGTAGACCATCCGATGGGAGGAGGTGAAGGAAAAGCTTCCGGAGGACAACCAAGATCTAGAAAAGGACTTTATTCTAAAGGGAAAAAAACAAGATCAAAAATAAAATACTCTAATAATATGATAATTACTAAACGAAAATAG